Proteins encoded together in one Candidatus Sulfotelmatobacter sp. window:
- the ligD gene encoding non-homologous end-joining DNA ligase translates to MTDSTVDIQGRHLKLSNLEKVLYPATGFTKKDVIDYYARIAPAIIPHLAGRALTRKRYPDGVEGEPFFEKNAPQYRPEWVKTAPIWSGRNRRTIHYVVADDLPTLIWLANLAALELHPSLALAKDIECPTEMVFDLDPGPPANIVQCCQVALWLREIFEHFGLQSFPKTSGSKGLQIYVPLNTPVTYDATKTFSHALAQLLAHDHHDLVLSEMSKQARTGKVFVDWSQNDEHKTTVAVYSLRAREHPTVSTPVTWDEVEKTFKKKDASLLVFEAPQTVSRFEKRGDLFEPVLELKQRLPDLKAAMAKEPESIEIAAQADEDYPKPRKNSGKKKPAAKKKSRNV, encoded by the coding sequence GTGACCGACTCCACCGTCGACATTCAAGGCAGACATCTCAAGCTCTCCAATCTCGAGAAAGTTCTCTACCCCGCCACGGGATTCACCAAGAAAGATGTCATCGATTATTACGCCCGCATCGCGCCCGCGATTATTCCGCACCTCGCCGGCCGCGCACTGACGCGCAAGCGCTATCCCGACGGCGTTGAAGGCGAACCTTTTTTCGAGAAGAACGCTCCGCAATATCGCCCCGAGTGGGTGAAGACCGCGCCGATCTGGAGCGGCCGCAATCGCCGCACCATTCATTACGTCGTGGCCGACGATCTTCCCACTCTGATCTGGTTGGCGAATCTGGCGGCGCTCGAACTTCATCCTTCACTCGCTCTGGCCAAAGATATTGAGTGTCCGACAGAGATGGTCTTCGACCTCGATCCTGGCCCTCCCGCCAACATCGTGCAGTGCTGCCAGGTCGCACTGTGGCTGCGCGAGATTTTCGAACACTTCGGCTTGCAGAGTTTTCCCAAAACTTCGGGCTCGAAGGGACTCCAGATTTATGTCCCGCTGAATACGCCCGTGACCTACGATGCCACCAAGACGTTTTCGCACGCTTTGGCGCAACTGCTCGCGCACGACCATCACGACTTGGTGCTCTCCGAGATGAGCAAGCAGGCTCGCACCGGCAAAGTCTTCGTCGACTGGAGCCAGAACGACGAACATAAAACAACGGTGGCAGTCTATTCGCTGCGTGCCCGCGAACATCCCACGGTGTCCACGCCGGTCACCTGGGACGAAGTGGAGAAGACGTTCAAGAAGAAGGATGCCAGTCTACTGGTGTTTGAAGCCCCCCAGACAGTTTCGCGCTTCGAGAAACGAGGCGACCTATTTGAGCCGGTTCTCGAACTGAAGCAGCGCCTGCCGGATTTGAAAGCAGCGATGGCAAAAGAACCTGAGAGCATCGAGATCGCGGCCCAGGCCGACGAAGATTATCCCAAACCAAGAAAGAATTCAGGAAAAAAGAAGCCCGCTGCAAAGAAAAAGTCCCGCAATGTATAG
- a CDS encoding pitrilysin family protein, whose amino-acid sequence MKSFLTKTFVMKRSATTIVLFFFVFSAFSAAQDVASFEKRITVKKLPNGLTLVICERPEAPVFAFDTLVDVGSVQDPMGETGLAHMFEHMAFKGTDKIGTTDYAAEKPALEKVEVAYAAYIRERDKTVGRDEAKLQELEKAWKDAIAAADKFVVGNAFGKLVEQNGGEDMNANTSYDETAYHYSLPENRLELWAYLESERFLHPVMREFYKERNVVIEERRLRTDSNPIGRLIEQFTEEAFAANPYHRPTIGWMSDLNTFSATDAKNFFDKYYVPANMVVAVAGDVKAADAMPVLEKYFGRLPARPQPDERTTTEPPQNSERRVVLKERAQPLYLEGYHRPDYRSKDDAVFDAITDLMSEGRTSRLYRSLVRDKKIASFSAGFTGLPGTKYPHLFAFYAFPLPGHTTKEVADAIHEEIEKLKKEDISDDELKMIKTRSKANLIRGLAENEGLATQLATYQTRYGDWRELFRSVDRIDKVSKADIRRIANEIFVDTNRTVGVIETGGGGAPGGAEPASDASSGSQGGAQ is encoded by the coding sequence ATGAAATCTTTTCTGACGAAAACTTTTGTGATGAAACGCAGTGCGACAACAATCGTTCTTTTCTTCTTTGTTTTCTCAGCGTTCAGCGCCGCGCAGGATGTGGCGTCGTTCGAGAAGCGCATCACGGTCAAGAAGTTGCCCAACGGACTTACACTCGTGATCTGCGAACGCCCGGAGGCTCCGGTTTTCGCTTTTGACACGCTGGTCGACGTGGGATCGGTGCAGGATCCGATGGGCGAGACCGGGCTGGCGCACATGTTCGAGCACATGGCATTCAAGGGCACCGACAAAATCGGCACCACGGATTATGCCGCTGAAAAACCGGCCCTGGAGAAAGTGGAGGTAGCGTACGCGGCCTACATTCGCGAGCGCGATAAGACCGTGGGCCGCGATGAAGCGAAATTGCAAGAGCTGGAAAAAGCCTGGAAAGATGCCATTGCCGCCGCGGACAAATTTGTAGTCGGCAACGCCTTCGGCAAGCTGGTAGAGCAGAATGGCGGCGAGGACATGAACGCCAACACCAGCTATGACGAAACCGCCTACCACTATTCGTTGCCGGAAAATCGGCTGGAGTTGTGGGCGTACCTGGAGAGCGAGCGCTTTCTGCACCCGGTGATGCGGGAGTTCTACAAAGAGCGCAACGTGGTCATCGAGGAGCGCCGGCTGCGCACTGACAGCAATCCCATCGGGCGGCTGATTGAGCAGTTCACAGAGGAAGCTTTTGCGGCGAATCCCTATCATCGCCCGACGATCGGATGGATGTCAGACCTGAACACTTTTTCCGCCACCGATGCGAAGAATTTTTTCGACAAATATTATGTGCCCGCGAATATGGTGGTCGCGGTTGCGGGAGATGTGAAGGCGGCTGACGCCATGCCGGTCCTCGAAAAATATTTCGGCCGCTTGCCGGCGCGTCCGCAACCCGACGAACGCACGACCACTGAGCCGCCGCAAAACTCCGAACGCAGAGTTGTCCTGAAAGAACGCGCGCAACCCCTTTATCTTGAGGGTTATCACCGGCCTGACTACCGCAGCAAAGACGATGCGGTGTTTGACGCCATCACCGATTTGATGTCGGAAGGGCGAACCTCGCGGCTGTATCGCTCGCTGGTGCGGGACAAGAAAATCGCATCGTTCTCGGCGGGATTCACGGGCTTGCCCGGCACGAAGTATCCGCACCTGTTTGCGTTCTATGCGTTCCCGCTCCCTGGTCACACCACCAAAGAAGTTGCGGATGCGATCCATGAAGAGATCGAGAAGCTCAAAAAAGAAGACATCAGCGACGACGAGTTGAAGATGATTAAAACGCGCAGCAAAGCCAACCTGATTCGCGGACTCGCCGAGAACGAGGGCCTCGCCACGCAACTTGCGACCTACCAGACGCGCTATGGCGATTGGCGCGAGTTGTTTCGATCGGTGGATCGCATTGACAAGGTGAGCAAGGCGGACATTCGGCGCATCGCGAACGAGATTTTTGTCGATACCAACCGGACGGTGGGCGTGATCGAGACTGGCGGGGGTGGTGCTCCGGGCGGCGCGGAGCCTGCGAGCGATGCGAGCAGCGGCAGCCAGGGAGGTGCGCAATGA
- a CDS encoding pitrilysin family protein: MNRTSFLIMLIAAALFTIPHAAAQADNWKQIPIPPLPAFKPQQPKRIQLPNGMVIFLQEDHELPLIDGTARIRGGSVNEPAGKSGLMDIYGEVWRTGGTKTQTGDQLDDFLEVRAAKVETGGSSDSTTIGFSCLKGDLDDVFKAFLDVLRNPEFRADKIDIAQKEEDDGISRRNDQVGEIAQRETVKLAYGPDNPYARVPEYATVAAITRQDLIDWHAKYVHPNNIILGISGDFDSAAMEARLRAAFESWPKGPVAPKNNFKYTPAAPGNYLVEKDDVNQSTIHMIGLGTTRDNPDYYAISVFNEAFGGGFSSRLFNDIRTRRGLAYGVGGGIGTNFGHPGILQVSIGTKSQSTIEAIQATREDIADLATQPITDDEIQHAKDAILNAFIFRLDSPDKILGERMTYEYYGYPPDWLDKYQAEIKKVTAADVNRVAAKYMHKDQLAVLVVGNTKEFDKPLSTLGSVKNIDITIPPPPAEKGDTAKPAASNPEGKALAAKVVAAMGGLPKLKSIKTVHVDIAESDNGAPPSPVDVMIEFPDRMHVDVQTPQGALTIVAAPEGAFMSMAGMGTRSMPPAQTNEMLSQLHHDLIYVAQHADDPAFTFTAAGTEKIGDVDAAILDIGGAIPWLRWYIDPKSGYILREKYKAMGQAGPFDGETELADWRTVDGLTMPYKHENKQNGEQTSSAEFKKIELNPTLDAKIFEKPAEKPAEKQ; this comes from the coding sequence ATGAACCGGACTTCGTTTCTGATCATGCTGATCGCCGCGGCGCTCTTCACTATTCCGCATGCAGCGGCGCAGGCGGACAACTGGAAGCAAATCCCCATTCCGCCATTGCCCGCGTTCAAGCCGCAGCAGCCGAAACGCATTCAGCTGCCGAATGGCATGGTGATCTTCCTCCAGGAAGATCACGAACTGCCGCTCATTGACGGCACGGCACGCATTCGCGGCGGTTCGGTGAATGAGCCGGCCGGCAAAAGCGGACTGATGGACATTTACGGTGAGGTCTGGCGCACCGGCGGCACCAAGACGCAGACCGGCGATCAACTCGACGACTTTCTCGAAGTGCGGGCCGCGAAAGTGGAAACTGGCGGCAGTTCGGATTCGACAACCATCGGTTTTTCATGCTTAAAGGGCGATCTCGACGACGTTTTCAAGGCGTTCCTGGACGTGCTGCGCAATCCGGAGTTCCGCGCCGACAAGATCGATATCGCGCAGAAGGAAGAGGACGACGGCATCTCGCGGCGCAACGATCAGGTTGGCGAAATCGCGCAGCGCGAAACGGTGAAGCTGGCTTACGGTCCCGACAATCCTTATGCCCGCGTGCCGGAGTACGCGACCGTCGCCGCCATCACGCGGCAGGACCTGATCGACTGGCATGCCAAGTATGTTCATCCCAACAACATCATTCTAGGCATCAGCGGCGACTTCGATTCAGCGGCGATGGAAGCCCGGTTGCGGGCCGCGTTCGAATCGTGGCCCAAGGGACCGGTGGCGCCGAAGAACAACTTCAAGTACACGCCCGCCGCCCCCGGAAACTACCTGGTCGAAAAAGATGATGTGAACCAGAGCACGATTCACATGATTGGCCTGGGAACCACGCGCGACAATCCTGACTATTACGCGATCAGTGTTTTTAACGAAGCCTTTGGCGGCGGTTTTTCGTCGCGGCTGTTCAACGACATTCGCACCAGGCGTGGGCTGGCTTACGGCGTGGGCGGAGGCATTGGAACGAATTTTGGGCATCCCGGCATTCTGCAAGTTTCGATCGGCACCAAGAGCCAGAGTACGATCGAAGCGATTCAGGCCACGAGGGAAGACATCGCCGATCTCGCCACGCAGCCCATCACCGACGACGAGATTCAGCACGCTAAAGACGCCATCCTCAACGCATTCATCTTCCGTCTCGATTCACCCGACAAGATTCTCGGCGAGCGGATGACGTACGAATATTACGGATATCCGCCCGATTGGCTGGACAAGTATCAGGCGGAGATCAAGAAGGTCACTGCCGCCGACGTGAACCGCGTGGCCGCGAAGTATATGCACAAGGATCAATTGGCGGTGCTCGTCGTCGGCAACACGAAGGAGTTCGATAAGCCGCTGTCGACGCTCGGCTCGGTGAAGAACATCGACATTACGATTCCGCCGCCGCCGGCAGAAAAGGGCGACACCGCGAAGCCGGCAGCTTCGAATCCTGAAGGCAAGGCGCTGGCGGCAAAAGTTGTGGCCGCCATGGGAGGGCTGCCGAAACTGAAGTCGATTAAGACCGTACACGTCGACATCGCCGAGAGCGACAATGGCGCCCCTCCCAGCCCGGTCGATGTGATGATCGAATTCCCCGATCGCATGCACGTCGACGTACAGACGCCGCAGGGTGCGCTGACGATTGTCGCTGCGCCCGAGGGCGCGTTCATGAGCATGGCCGGGATGGGCACGCGCAGCATGCCTCCGGCGCAAACCAACGAAATGCTCTCGCAACTGCATCACGATTTGATTTATGTGGCGCAGCACGCCGACGATCCGGCATTTACGTTCACCGCAGCGGGCACAGAAAAGATTGGCGATGTGGACGCTGCCATTCTCGATATCGGCGGCGCCATTCCCTGGCTGCGCTGGTACATCGATCCGAAGAGCGGCTACATTCTCCGCGAAAAATATAAGGCGATGGGGCAGGCGGGACCGTTCGACGGCGAGACCGAACTCGCCGACTGGCGTACCGTCGACGGCCTGACCATGCCCTACAAACACGAGAATAAACAGAATGGCGAGCAGACGAGCAGCGCGGAGTTCAAGAAGATCGAACTGAATCCCACGCTGGATGCGAAGATTTTCGAGAAGCCCGCGGAGAAACCGGCCGAAAAACAATAA
- a CDS encoding radical SAM protein: protein MPSLPLMPFPDKPRLIGIARLAAEGETLRESHNVEYFTLPSKSLLNRCVSNRSMPFTWTINPYRGCEFGCRYCYARYTHEFMEMRDGMEFERKIYVKQNAAALLRHDLRRVKDGESIALGTATDPYQPAERRYEITRGILEEFVRHRGYELGIVTKSNLIVRDLELLQEVAKTNRLSVHMTITTLDTALARILEPRAPRPDLRIDAVRALSQAGVRVGVSCSPVVPGITDASKDLENVIRAAAEAGAEYVFANPLFLKPCSAAVFIPFLEQNFPHLAESYRQRYQDRVFLPAAYGKRLSQLVARLREKYKVTRSDRVERSAFATKWPAQGFDEQLNLF, encoded by the coding sequence ATGCCCTCCCTGCCGCTGATGCCGTTTCCCGACAAACCTCGCCTGATCGGCATTGCCCGGCTCGCCGCCGAGGGGGAAACGCTGCGCGAAAGCCACAACGTCGAGTATTTCACGCTGCCCTCGAAGTCGTTGCTGAACCGCTGCGTCAGCAATCGGTCCATGCCATTCACGTGGACCATCAATCCTTATCGCGGCTGCGAATTCGGATGCCGCTACTGCTATGCCCGCTACACCCACGAATTCATGGAGATGCGCGACGGCATGGAGTTCGAGCGAAAGATCTACGTGAAGCAGAACGCCGCAGCGTTGCTGCGGCACGATCTGCGCCGGGTGAAAGACGGCGAATCGATCGCGCTTGGGACGGCAACCGATCCTTACCAGCCTGCCGAACGCCGCTACGAAATCACACGCGGGATTCTGGAAGAGTTCGTCCGGCATCGCGGGTATGAACTCGGCATCGTGACCAAGTCGAACCTGATTGTGCGCGACCTGGAACTTCTGCAAGAAGTGGCAAAGACGAATCGCCTTTCAGTGCACATGACGATTACAACTCTCGATACCGCGCTGGCGCGCATTCTCGAACCTCGGGCTCCCCGTCCTGATCTTCGCATCGACGCAGTGCGCGCTCTGAGCCAGGCAGGCGTGCGCGTGGGCGTGAGTTGTTCTCCGGTGGTGCCGGGAATCACCGACGCGTCGAAAGATTTGGAAAACGTAATTCGCGCCGCGGCCGAAGCTGGAGCCGAGTATGTTTTCGCGAATCCACTTTTTCTGAAGCCCTGCTCGGCGGCGGTATTTATTCCGTTTCTGGAGCAGAATTTTCCGCATCTCGCGGAGAGTTACCGGCAACGATATCAAGATCGCGTGTTTCTTCCGGCGGCATATGGCAAGCGGCTGTCGCAACTGGTCGCGCGGTTGCGCGAGAAATATAAGGTCACGCGCAGTGATCGTGTTGAGCGCAGCGCTTTCGCGACCAAGTGGCCGGCGCAGGGCTTTGATGAGCAATTGAATTTGTTTTGA
- a CDS encoding PP2C family protein-serine/threonine phosphatase: MATASPSAAPSTQPATFGEKLHRFWRRVTDGLEVSQLWSQFESEARTSYRLYSKDVEAKTPEGLTTRGRHVHVVKEFFWAVFEKLSPARRVLLLLALILLVIPHAGLDYSGHDGKGFAVEIDLHFWAALVLLLLLMLEIADRVVMKRDLQIAREIQTWLLPGVPPQIPGLTIAYATRPANTVAGDYYDVFPRPGRTLEENRVVLAVADVAGKSIPAAMLMATFQASLKTLSTAQVALPELAVNMNRYACSNSQGGLRFTTAFLAEYDPVRRTVDYINAGHNNPILRRVSGQVERLDVGGLPFGILPTATYESATVTLAPGDWLIIFTDGLPEAENTSQSEYGEGRLLNAIAASASVDPAEMLKRLMAEVDLFVGNTPQHDDVTCMLLKAV, translated from the coding sequence ATGGCTACCGCCTCCCCGTCCGCAGCGCCCTCCACTCAACCCGCCACTTTCGGGGAGAAGCTGCATCGTTTCTGGCGACGCGTGACCGACGGTCTGGAGGTCAGTCAACTCTGGTCGCAGTTCGAGAGCGAGGCTCGCACCAGCTACCGGTTGTACTCCAAAGATGTCGAAGCCAAGACTCCGGAAGGACTTACCACTCGCGGCCGCCATGTGCATGTGGTCAAGGAATTTTTCTGGGCAGTGTTTGAAAAGCTCTCGCCGGCGCGCCGCGTGCTGCTGCTGCTGGCGCTGATTCTGTTGGTGATCCCGCACGCCGGCCTCGACTACAGCGGGCACGACGGCAAGGGCTTCGCGGTGGAAATCGATTTGCACTTCTGGGCGGCCCTGGTGTTGCTGCTGCTGCTGATGCTGGAGATCGCCGACCGGGTGGTGATGAAGCGCGATTTGCAGATCGCGCGTGAGATTCAGACCTGGCTCTTGCCAGGCGTGCCGCCGCAGATTCCAGGACTCACCATCGCCTACGCGACCCGGCCCGCCAACACCGTGGCCGGCGATTATTACGATGTGTTTCCGCGGCCCGGCCGCACCCTGGAAGAAAATCGCGTGGTGCTGGCCGTCGCCGATGTGGCCGGCAAGAGTATTCCCGCGGCCATGCTGATGGCAACATTTCAGGCCAGCCTCAAAACGCTTTCCACGGCGCAGGTCGCGCTGCCGGAGCTGGCCGTGAATATGAATCGCTATGCCTGCTCGAACAGCCAGGGCGGGTTGCGTTTCACGACCGCCTTCCTCGCGGAATACGATCCCGTGCGCCGCACAGTCGATTACATCAACGCGGGCCACAACAATCCCATCCTGCGCCGCGTCAGCGGACAAGTGGAACGCCTGGATGTGGGCGGCCTGCCCTTCGGGATTTTGCCGACGGCGACCTACGAATCGGCGACGGTCACGCTCGCTCCCGGCGATTGGCTGATCATTTTCACTGACGGCCTGCCCGAAGCCGAGAACACCAGCCAGAGCGAATACGGAGAAGGCCGCCTGCTGAACGCGATCGCAGCCTCGGCCTCGGTCGATCCCGCTGAAATGCTGAAGCGGCTGATGGCTGAAGTCGATCTTTTTGTCGGCAACACGCCGCAGCACGATGACGTGACCTGCATGCTGTTGAAGGCGGTTTGA
- a CDS encoding choice-of-anchor tandem repeat GloVer-containing protein encodes MSRHQFCIVWKISVALLAALLSGGPLAVAQTEGTLHNFGSGTDGNTLYGGVTSDASGNLYGTTFNGGAHANGGTYGAGTVFELSPQANGSWSETILHSFGQTGDGTGPASGLVFDAAGNLYGTTEYGGGSTGCQGGCGIVYQLRPPAVKGGAWTESVLYRFEEQYRGDNPLGGVILDSAGNVYGTTVFGGGDDTGTVFELSPKKGEWSLRILYSFGSATSDGKYPYTSLTMDSSGNLYSTTSQGGAYNMGTVFELSLQPSGAWQETILHNFNPSSGDGSDPIAPLVLANGNLYGATTQGGAHNLGTIFEMKPAQAGTWTESVLYSFGASSSDGSDPWGGLVIDAAGDIFGLTNLGGGYQEGTAFKLSASNGAWSQHVLHSFGHGTDGKFPAGGLVLTPAGNIYGACIQGGVYYTVEDKGGTVFELRTK; translated from the coding sequence ATGTCACGGCACCAATTCTGCATTGTTTGGAAAATAAGCGTCGCTCTGCTTGCGGCCCTCCTCTCAGGCGGCCCACTCGCTGTTGCGCAAACGGAAGGCACGTTGCACAACTTCGGCAGCGGCACGGATGGAAACACTCTTTACGGCGGCGTGACTTCCGACGCCTCGGGCAATCTTTACGGCACTACCTTCAACGGCGGAGCGCACGCCAACGGCGGAACTTACGGCGCGGGCACGGTGTTTGAGCTTTCGCCCCAAGCGAACGGGAGCTGGAGCGAGACCATCCTGCATAGTTTTGGCCAAACCGGAGACGGCACGGGCCCCGCCAGCGGCTTAGTGTTTGACGCCGCCGGCAATCTTTACGGCACGACCGAGTATGGCGGCGGAAGTACGGGTTGCCAGGGCGGATGCGGCATCGTCTATCAATTGCGTCCTCCCGCGGTCAAAGGTGGCGCATGGACCGAGTCGGTGCTCTATCGCTTCGAGGAGCAATATCGCGGAGACAATCCGCTGGGCGGCGTCATTCTCGATTCTGCCGGCAATGTCTATGGCACGACGGTTTTCGGTGGAGGCGACGACACTGGCACCGTCTTCGAACTCAGTCCGAAAAAGGGCGAGTGGAGTTTGAGGATTCTTTACAGTTTCGGTTCCGCGACCAGCGACGGGAAATATCCTTACACGTCTTTGACGATGGATTCCTCCGGCAACCTGTACAGCACGACGTCGCAGGGCGGAGCCTATAACATGGGCACGGTGTTTGAGTTGTCGCTGCAACCCAGCGGTGCGTGGCAGGAAACGATTCTGCACAATTTCAATCCCAGCTCCGGCGACGGCTCGGATCCGATTGCGCCACTCGTCTTGGCGAATGGCAACCTGTATGGCGCGACGACTCAGGGAGGCGCGCATAATCTTGGCACCATCTTTGAGATGAAGCCCGCGCAAGCGGGAACATGGACTGAAAGTGTCCTCTATAGCTTCGGCGCGAGTAGCAGCGATGGTTCCGATCCCTGGGGTGGACTGGTCATCGATGCTGCGGGCGACATCTTCGGCCTGACGAACCTGGGTGGCGGCTACCAGGAGGGTACGGCATTTAAATTAAGCGCCAGCAACGGCGCCTGGAGCCAGCACGTGCTGCACAGCTTCGGCCACGGAACCGACGGAAAGTTTCCTGCGGGAGGATTGGTTCTGACTCCGGCGGGCAACATCTACGGCGCATGCATCCAGGGCGGCGTGTACTACACGGTCGAAGATAAGGGCGGCACGGTTTTCGAACTTCGTACGAAGTAG
- a CDS encoding prepilin-type N-terminal cleavage/methylation domain-containing protein: protein MRKQKGFSLIELLIVVAIILIIAAIAIPNLLRARMAANESSAVASIRTVTTGEVTYQTAYPTVGYAPALTNLGGALNAACTPSSTTACLIDSVLSNNGNPAASGKSGYSFTTGTGTVVGGVNSGYTVVAVPLSINQTGIRAFCAEEDAVVRVDPAGVCSNAEAAILAFNPLNQ, encoded by the coding sequence ATGCGGAAACAAAAGGGTTTCTCACTGATCGAGCTGCTGATCGTGGTGGCCATCATCCTGATCATTGCAGCTATCGCGATTCCGAACTTACTGCGCGCCCGCATGGCGGCCAATGAGTCGTCTGCTGTCGCTTCCATTCGTACCGTCACCACCGGTGAAGTTACGTACCAGACCGCCTATCCGACGGTCGGCTACGCTCCGGCTTTGACCAACCTGGGCGGCGCTTTGAACGCGGCTTGCACTCCGAGCTCGACCACCGCTTGCCTGATCGACTCCGTGTTGTCCAACAACGGTAACCCGGCGGCCAGCGGTAAGAGCGGATACTCGTTCACCACCGGTACGGGCACGGTTGTGGGTGGCGTCAACTCCGGTTACACCGTAGTTGCTGTGCCGCTCTCGATCAACCAGACCGGCATTCGCGCTTTCTGCGCTGAGGAAGATGCAGTGGTTCGCGTCGACCCGGCTGGCGTTTGCTCCAACGCCGAAGCGGCCATCCTGGCCTTCAACCCCCTCAACCAGTAA
- a CDS encoding prepilin-type N-terminal cleavage/methylation domain-containing protein, producing MRKQKGFSLIELLIVVAIILIIAAIAIPNLLRARMAANESSAVASIRTVTTGEVTYQTAYPTVGYAPALTNLGGALNAACTPSSTTACLIDSVLSNDGNPAASGKSGYKFTTGTGTVVGGVNVGYTVVAVPLSINQTGIRAFCAEEDAVIRVDPAGVCSNTEAGILPFNPLNQ from the coding sequence ATGCGTAAACAAAAGGGTTTCTCACTGATCGAGCTGCTGATCGTGGTGGCCATCATCCTGATCATCGCTGCGATCGCGATTCCGAACTTACTGCGCGCCCGCATGGCGGCGAATGAGTCGTCTGCTGTCGCTTCGATTCGTACCGTCACCACCGGTGAAGTTACATATCAGACCGCCTATCCGACAGTTGGATATGCTCCGGCTCTGACGAACCTGGGCGGCGCTTTGAACGCGGCTTGCACTCCGAGCTCGACCACGGCTTGCCTCATTGACTCCGTGCTCTCCAACGACGGAAACCCGGCCGCCAGCGGCAAGAGCGGGTACAAGTTCACCACTGGTACGGGTACCGTTGTGGGTGGCGTAAACGTAGGCTACACCGTTGTCGCCGTGCCGCTGTCGATCAACCAGACCGGCATTCGCGCCTTCTGCGCTGAGGAAGATGCAGTGATTCGCGTCGATCCGGCGGGCGTTTGCTCCAACACCGAAGCGGGCATCCTGCCCTTCAACCCGCTCAACCAGTAA
- a CDS encoding prepilin-type N-terminal cleavage/methylation domain-containing protein — protein sequence MRKQEGFSLIELLIVVAIILIIAAIAIPNLLRARMAANESSAVASIRTITTGEITYQTAYPTVGYAPALTNLGGALNAACVPSSTTGCLIDSVLSNDGNPAGSGKSGYKFTTGTGTVVGGVNVGYVAVGVPLSINQTGIRGFCAEEDAVIRVDPAGVCSNTEAGVLAFNPLNQ from the coding sequence ATGCGGAAACAAGAGGGCTTTTCACTGATCGAGCTTCTGATCGTGGTGGCAATCATCCTGATCATCGCAGCGATCGCCATTCCGAACCTTCTGCGCGCGCGCATGGCGGCCAATGAGTCCTCGGCGGTCGCGTCGATTCGCACCATCACCACGGGCGAAATCACATACCAGACGGCTTATCCGACAGTAGGCTATGCTCCGGCGCTGACCAACCTGGGCGGCGCCCTGAATGCGGCCTGCGTACCGAGTTCGACCACGGGTTGCCTGATCGACTCGGTGCTGTCGAACGATGGAAACCCAGCCGGCAGCGGCAAGAGCGGATACAAGTTCACGACTGGAACCGGCACCGTCGTCGGAGGCGTAAACGTGGGCTATGTTGCCGTTGGCGTGCCGCTCTCGATCAATCAGACCGGCATTCGCGGCTTCTGCGCGGAGGAAGATGCGGTGATTCGCGTCGATCCGGCAGGCGTTTGTTCCAATACCGAAGCGGGTGTGCTGGCCTTCAACCCGCTGAACCAATAA
- a CDS encoding prepilin-type N-terminal cleavage/methylation domain-containing protein, with the protein MRSTKGFSLIELLIVVAIILIIAAIAIPNLMRARMAANEASAVGSLAAIKSSEVTYTTAYPTVGFSPDIASLGGPPPCTPSSTTACLLDSILSAAVPGSAGKSGYVFLATGLVPAGSVNNSAFVAGAAPVLAHSTGDHDYCSTNDGVLRSQLASPGDVPVTTQAACYVFPVAQ; encoded by the coding sequence ATGCGTTCAACCAAGGGATTTTCACTCATCGAGTTGCTGATCGTAGTGGCCATCATATTGATCATCGCCGCCATTGCGATCCCCAACCTAATGCGAGCGCGGATGGCGGCCAACGAGGCATCCGCAGTCGGTTCGCTTGCCGCCATCAAGAGCTCTGAAGTTACCTATACGACGGCGTATCCTACGGTTGGGTTTTCACCCGACATTGCTTCCCTGGGCGGCCCGCCGCCGTGCACGCCATCGTCCACGACCGCATGCCTGCTGGACAGTATCTTGTCTGCGGCGGTTCCCGGCAGCGCCGGCAAGAGCGGCTACGTATTCCTGGCTACCGGCCTTGTGCCGGCCGGCTCAGTCAACAATTCAGCATTTGTAGCGGGAGCGGCGCCGGTTCTGGCCCATTCCACCGGCGACCACGATTACTGCTCCACCAACGATGGCGTTCTTCGCTCCCAGCTCGCGAGCCCCGGCGACGTTCCGGTGACTACGCAGGCAGCCTGCTATGTCTTTCCGGTAGCGCAGTAG